A stretch of Treponema vincentii F0403 DNA encodes these proteins:
- a CDS encoding type II toxin-antitoxin system MqsA family antitoxin produces the protein MKCPICKFGKMQEGFTQVVLTRGNATVIFRNVPAKICDNCGEYYLDEQTAQNIYHRADNCFTSGQEVAIMEYKQLVSA, from the coding sequence ATGAAATGTCCAATTTGCAAGTTTGGAAAGATGCAAGAAGGGTTTACACAAGTTGTACTTACTCGCGGTAATGCGACAGTTATTTTCCGTAATGTTCCTGCCAAAATTTGTGACAACTGTGGAGAATATTACCTTGACGAACAAACAGCACAAAATATTTATCATCGTGCAGATAATTGTTTTACATCAGGGCAAGAAGTTGCAATTATGGAATATAAGCAGTTAGTTTCTGCATAG
- a CDS encoding DUF4258 domain-containing protein translates to MQYFFSEHVFRRMAERSFSPNTIKEVIQNGKTIKEYPDDTPYPSRLILGYDGNRPIHVVSAYDQDDDMEYIITVYEPDTQLWTSDFTKRRN, encoded by the coding sequence GTGCAATATTTCTTTTCTGAACACGTTTTTAGGCGTATGGCAGAACGTAGTTTTTCGCCCAATACGATAAAAGAAGTCATACAGAATGGTAAAACAATAAAAGAATATCCTGATGATACTCCATATCCAAGCAGGCTTATTCTTGGATATGATGGTAATAGACCGATTCATGTTGTTTCGGCTTATGATCAAGATGATGATATGGAATATATTATCACCGTTTATGAACCTGATACACAGTTATGGACTTCTGATTTCACAAAGAGGAGAAATTGA
- a CDS encoding calcium/sodium antiporter translates to MDALLHDFLMNSSVVISLIVLVASLFTLSKGADWLVDSAVALSLKWGMPKMVIGATIVSLGTTLPEASVSTLAAIKGNAELALGNAIGSIIADTALIIGLAAMLGTVPVDKRLIHRQGTVQFAAALLLTLVSLPFFSPGREGKIYQWMGWIFVVLLACYMYISFRWAKESMEESEQDTAEENQKPLWLLFVWLIAGIATVVLSSKILIPAVEVSAIKIGIPQSIIAATLVAFGTSVPELVTAITAVRKGHGELAAGNIIGADILNVLFVLGVAAAVTPAGIRVPIDFYYLQFPTMLLVLGIFRFCSTRKRSVITRLQGAFLFIFYVAYIILNFTLRHITS, encoded by the coding sequence ATGGATGCACTCTTACATGATTTCTTAATGAATTCATCGGTTGTGATATCGTTGATTGTGCTTGTTGCAAGTTTATTTACGCTGAGTAAGGGTGCGGATTGGCTGGTAGACAGCGCGGTTGCCCTTTCGCTCAAATGGGGAATGCCCAAGATGGTGATCGGTGCAACGATTGTCAGCCTCGGTACAACGTTGCCCGAAGCGTCGGTGTCTACATTGGCGGCGATTAAAGGCAATGCGGAACTTGCGCTTGGAAATGCTATCGGCTCGATTATTGCGGATACGGCTCTCATTATCGGACTTGCCGCGATGCTTGGTACGGTGCCGGTCGATAAACGGCTTATTCACCGGCAGGGTACCGTGCAATTTGCAGCAGCGCTGCTGCTGACGCTTGTTTCGCTCCCCTTCTTTTCTCCGGGCAGGGAAGGAAAAATTTATCAGTGGATGGGTTGGATTTTTGTCGTGCTGCTTGCGTGTTATATGTATATCTCGTTCCGCTGGGCTAAGGAATCGATGGAAGAGAGCGAACAGGATACGGCAGAAGAAAATCAAAAACCGCTGTGGCTGTTGTTTGTGTGGCTGATTGCTGGAATTGCAACGGTGGTGTTGTCGTCCAAAATTCTTATCCCTGCGGTAGAAGTTTCCGCGATAAAAATAGGTATTCCGCAAAGCATCATCGCGGCGACTTTAGTTGCATTCGGTACGAGCGTACCCGAATTGGTAACCGCGATTACCGCCGTTCGAAAAGGGCACGGAGAACTTGCAGCGGGCAACATCATCGGAGCGGATATTTTGAATGTCCTTTTCGTATTGGGTGTAGCGGCGGCTGTTACCCCCGCGGGTATCCGTGTGCCGATAGATTTTTACTATCTGCAATTCCCGACTATGCTGTTGGTACTCGGTATTTTCCGCTTTTGTTCTACGCGTAAACGAAGCGTCATAACTCGGCTGCAAGGCGCGTTTCTTTTTATCTTTTACGTCGCATATATTATTCTCAACTTTACCTTACGACATATCACGAGCTAA
- a CDS encoding RsmE family RNA methyltransferase, with product MFALDVSIGKADMNIILLRKEELSEGCFSFSKTDERFLHIKKVLKLGVGSTFKAGIIDGEKGTAEIISFSDELLTARFSASAEQAPDNGDCPSSALPHIRLILGFPRPIQLRRILRDVAGLGIEALYLTGTELGEKSYLQADIAAEAEIERLLIDGCSQAGETHIPTVYRAYSLRHFFDRYEDEILPDHLRAVLDVPFQVEQDKIDQAHIERKPIEQNRIVHGEDSNLYTPAIYPLPQLQWDGAKTLWLAVGNERGWSLNERLLFAKKRFTVYGMGQRILRTETAVTSAVAVCLALSGAWNTAFAEGRDESGSGKRNIIAD from the coding sequence TTGTTTGCCTTAGATGTCTCGATCGGCAAGGCTGACATGAATATTATTTTACTACGAAAAGAGGAACTCTCTGAAGGATGTTTTTCTTTTTCTAAAACGGATGAACGTTTTTTACATATCAAAAAAGTGTTGAAGCTCGGTGTCGGTTCGACATTCAAGGCCGGGATTATTGACGGTGAAAAAGGCACTGCGGAAATCATTTCCTTTTCCGATGAGCTTCTGACCGCACGGTTTAGCGCATCGGCGGAGCAGGCTCCGGATAATGGAGACTGTCCGTCTTCCGCATTGCCGCATATCAGACTGATACTCGGTTTTCCGCGTCCCATCCAGCTTCGCCGTATTTTGCGGGATGTTGCAGGACTCGGTATTGAGGCGCTGTATCTGACGGGCACCGAGCTAGGAGAAAAATCCTACCTGCAGGCTGATATTGCCGCAGAGGCGGAGATAGAGCGGCTGCTGATCGACGGATGCAGCCAGGCCGGAGAAACTCATATCCCTACAGTGTACCGCGCCTATAGTTTGCGGCATTTTTTCGATCGGTATGAGGATGAGATACTGCCGGATCACCTACGAGCTGTGCTCGATGTTCCTTTTCAAGTTGAGCAAGATAAAATTGACCAAGCTCACATTGAACGAAAGCCCATTGAACAAAACCGCATTGTACACGGTGAAGACAGCAATCTGTATACCCCTGCGATTTATCCGCTGCCTCAGCTGCAGTGGGACGGGGCAAAAACGCTTTGGCTTGCCGTAGGGAATGAGCGGGGGTGGAGCTTGAACGAGCGGTTGCTCTTTGCCAAAAAACGGTTCACGGTATATGGTATGGGGCAAAGGATTTTGCGTACGGAAACAGCCGTTACTTCCGCCGTTGCAGTGTGTCTTGCATTATCCGGCGCGTGGAATACGGCGTTTGCGGAGGGGCGTGATGAATCAGGATCAGGTAAAAGAAATATTATTGCAGATTGA
- the uvrB gene encoding excinuclease ABC subunit UvrB, whose protein sequence is MKQFKLMADYQPAGDQGDAIRQLADGILAGDRFQTLKGVTGSGKTFTMANIIQAVQKPTLIISHNKTLAAQLYREFKGFFPENAVEYFVSYYDYYQPEAYVPARDLYIEKDASINDEIDRLRLSATFSLMERRDVIVVSTVSCIYGLGLPESWRDLRITIEKGQTVDPGKLKKQLISLQYERNDAVLERGRFRVKGDVMEVFPAYMEEAYRIEFDWEEIVRIRRFNPLTGEVSQEYEELSIYPAKHFVMPENAIPNAIERIKRELDARLEVLKAQGKLFEAERLKTRTEYDIEMLSEMGYCPGIENYSAPIANRKPGEPPATLFHYFPKDFLLFMDESHVTFPQIGAMYEGDRSRKQNLVDFGFRLPCALDNRPLKINEFEAMLNQAIFVSATPGPKELQYSTRVVEQLIRPTGLLDPLIEIHPSEGQMEHIYGEVKKRIAKDERSLILTLTKKMAEDLTDYLTGLGLKVKYIHSEVETIERVEILKGLRAGEFDVLIGINLLREGIDLPEVSFIGILDADKIGFLRSTTSLVQIVGRAARNANGSVVMYADRISDAMKETIEETTRRRSIQQAYNDAHGITPTTIKKSIEDILVREAEIKKDAARAETEPLVNSFNILNPADRKKLIKKLEAQMAEYADMLLFEEAAVIRDKIEEIKRLGIF, encoded by the coding sequence ATGAAACAATTCAAACTGATGGCGGACTACCAACCGGCGGGGGATCAAGGAGATGCGATACGGCAGCTTGCGGACGGTATACTTGCCGGCGACCGTTTCCAAACGCTGAAAGGCGTAACCGGTTCGGGTAAGACCTTCACGATGGCGAATATCATCCAAGCGGTGCAAAAGCCGACGCTGATTATCAGCCACAACAAGACCCTTGCGGCGCAGCTGTACCGCGAGTTCAAAGGCTTTTTTCCGGAAAACGCCGTCGAATACTTTGTTTCATATTACGATTACTACCAGCCGGAGGCTTATGTTCCGGCGCGGGATCTCTATATCGAAAAAGATGCTTCTATCAACGATGAAATAGACCGGCTCCGGCTTTCGGCAACGTTCAGCCTGATGGAGCGGCGGGACGTCATCGTTGTTTCAACAGTGTCGTGCATCTACGGTTTGGGTTTGCCCGAATCGTGGCGCGATTTACGTATCACCATAGAAAAAGGGCAAACCGTCGATCCCGGAAAATTGAAAAAGCAGCTGATCAGCCTGCAATACGAGCGGAACGATGCAGTGCTGGAACGCGGCAGGTTTCGTGTTAAGGGCGATGTGATGGAAGTTTTCCCCGCTTATATGGAGGAAGCCTACCGCATCGAGTTTGACTGGGAAGAAATTGTACGCATCCGCCGTTTTAATCCGCTAACCGGAGAGGTGAGTCAAGAGTATGAAGAACTTTCGATCTACCCTGCCAAGCACTTTGTTATGCCGGAGAATGCAATACCCAATGCCATCGAGCGGATTAAGCGGGAGCTTGACGCCCGGCTGGAAGTGCTGAAAGCGCAGGGGAAGCTTTTTGAGGCTGAGCGGCTCAAAACCCGTACCGAATACGATATCGAAATGCTCTCGGAAATGGGCTATTGTCCGGGCATCGAAAACTACTCCGCGCCGATTGCTAACCGCAAACCGGGGGAGCCGCCCGCGACGCTCTTCCATTACTTTCCCAAAGACTTTCTCCTGTTTATGGACGAAAGCCACGTAACCTTTCCGCAGATCGGCGCAATGTACGAAGGAGACCGCAGCCGCAAGCAGAACCTTGTGGACTTCGGTTTCCGGCTCCCCTGCGCGCTGGATAACCGTCCGCTCAAAATCAACGAGTTTGAAGCGATGCTCAATCAGGCAATCTTTGTTTCCGCCACGCCCGGTCCGAAGGAGCTTCAGTATTCCACCCGCGTCGTCGAACAGCTGATCCGTCCGACCGGTCTTTTGGATCCGCTCATCGAAATTCATCCGAGCGAGGGGCAAATGGAACATATTTACGGTGAGGTAAAAAAACGTATTGCAAAGGATGAGCGGAGCCTCATCCTCACCCTCACCAAGAAGATGGCGGAAGACCTGACCGACTATCTGACCGGTCTGGGGCTTAAAGTAAAGTACATTCACAGCGAGGTGGAAACCATCGAGCGGGTGGAAATCCTCAAAGGCTTGAGGGCAGGGGAGTTCGATGTGCTGATCGGGATTAACCTCTTGCGGGAAGGTATCGATTTGCCGGAAGTGTCGTTTATCGGTATTCTCGACGCGGACAAAATCGGCTTTTTGCGCTCAACCACCAGTCTTGTGCAGATTGTCGGGCGGGCGGCGCGTAACGCCAACGGCAGCGTAGTAATGTACGCCGACCGCATCAGCGATGCGATGAAGGAAACCATAGAAGAAACCACGCGCCGCCGTTCGATCCAGCAAGCATACAACGACGCACACGGTATTACGCCGACAACAATCAAAAAATCGATTGAAGATATTTTGGTACGCGAGGCGGAAATCAAAAAAGACGCAGCCCGCGCCGAAACGGAGCCTCTCGTCAACAGCTTCAACATTTTGAACCCCGCCGACCGCAAAAAACTCATCAAAAAGCTTGAAGCGCAGATGGCGGAATATGCCGACATGCTGCTGTTTGAGGAAGCGGCGGTAATACGTGATAAGATCGAGGAGATTAAGCGCCTCGGGATCTTTTGA
- the rsfS gene encoding ribosome silencing factor — translation MEVNFEQAALTFGTLLRDLKAESVVVLDLRPAHIWTDFFVIATISSGKQAGGLEGKIMEAAKEMQIEEYRTIRKSPDGDEWKLLDFGSIVVHLMSPTARKFYDLERLWYDSPNLLA, via the coding sequence ATGGAAGTTAATTTTGAACAGGCGGCTTTAACATTCGGAACGCTTCTGCGCGATCTTAAAGCGGAATCGGTGGTAGTGCTCGATTTACGGCCGGCTCATATTTGGACTGATTTTTTTGTTATTGCGACTATATCGAGCGGAAAGCAAGCCGGCGGTCTTGAAGGTAAAATTATGGAAGCGGCGAAAGAGATGCAGATAGAAGAATACCGGACAATTAGAAAAAGCCCGGACGGGGATGAATGGAAGCTGCTCGATTTCGGTTCCATTGTTGTCCATCTAATGAGTCCGACCGCCCGGAAATTTTACGACCTTGAACGCCTATGGTACGACAGCCCCAATTTGTTAGCGTAA
- a CDS encoding LCP family protein, translated as MKEGKNIIFLVLILAMLIPSGVIVARNLNIDPISTSLSDDNVLKVLFIIENDNVPISTNIVAHYSQTRRAAMFDIPANIGLILPQLGRTGDIGSLYTEKGAAVYKEEIEKLTGISIPFYIVCSLTDFMHLTDLLGGISVFIPSSIDIDTEKYGKVLLPSGSVLLDGDKVRDYLLYEDESDADGEAVTRKQKAVLAFLRSLYEHPDMLEKEQFKVFSPLLHSNVSGGNLKQLLEYLCKIDSERLVPQRLTGAVRIVDSKELLFPFRDGQQIKEIIGQTLAALASREGTTLERVYALEVLNGTDINGLARTASELYQSFGYDVIRVGNASQTGVEHTVLIDRIGNEAVAKIVGQVVRCENIESAQVGDDHSGSETNVDFTLILGKDFNGYSVRQKK; from the coding sequence TTGAAAGAGGGAAAAAATATTATCTTTTTAGTACTCATCTTGGCTATGCTGATTCCTTCAGGAGTTATTGTGGCACGGAATCTCAATATCGACCCCATCAGTACATCGCTTTCCGATGATAACGTGTTAAAGGTTTTATTCATAATCGAAAATGACAATGTCCCGATTTCTACGAATATCGTCGCCCACTATTCACAAACACGGCGTGCGGCAATGTTCGATATTCCTGCGAATATCGGACTGATTTTACCTCAATTGGGACGTACCGGAGATATCGGTTCACTCTATACGGAAAAGGGAGCCGCAGTTTATAAGGAAGAAATCGAAAAACTGACCGGTATTTCTATTCCTTTTTATATTGTATGTTCCTTAACCGATTTTATGCACTTAACCGACTTACTCGGCGGCATTTCAGTTTTTATACCTTCGTCGATAGATATTGATACCGAAAAATATGGAAAAGTTCTGCTCCCCTCAGGCTCCGTACTGTTGGATGGCGACAAAGTGCGCGACTATCTGCTGTATGAAGACGAATCGGATGCGGACGGGGAAGCGGTAACCCGCAAGCAAAAGGCTGTTTTAGCTTTTCTTAGGAGTTTATATGAGCATCCCGATATGCTCGAAAAAGAGCAGTTTAAGGTGTTTAGCCCATTGCTGCACAGCAATGTGAGCGGGGGGAATTTAAAACAGCTGTTGGAATATCTTTGTAAAATCGATTCGGAGCGGCTGGTACCTCAGCGGTTAACCGGCGCCGTGCGTATTGTCGATTCAAAGGAGTTACTCTTCCCGTTCCGCGACGGCCAACAGATAAAGGAAATTATCGGACAGACGCTTGCGGCGCTTGCCTCCAGAGAGGGAACAACGTTGGAGCGGGTTTATGCATTGGAAGTTTTAAATGGAACCGATATTAACGGACTCGCGCGGACTGCCTCCGAGCTGTATCAAAGTTTCGGTTACGACGTTATCCGTGTCGGCAATGCGTCGCAAACGGGAGTCGAACATACGGTCTTAATCGATAGAATCGGCAACGAGGCAGTTGCAAAAATTGTCGGGCAGGTCGTACGTTGCGAAAATATCGAATCCGCCCAAGTCGGTGATGATCATTCCGGCAGCGAAACAAATGTCGATTTTACTCTGATACTCGGTAAGGATTTTAACGGGTATTCGGTACGGCAAAAAAAATAA
- the yqeK gene encoding bis(5'-nucleosyl)-tetraphosphatase (symmetrical) YqeK: protein MNDIRIERLITALDNDARRNLSDYRYEHSRRVASYAEDLARRYGYGHRLQRLCYLAGISHDMCKERSVKFLLGTVRTDGHPVTPDEESNSELLHGRAAAVLLQENYGIHKKSVLNAVRYHTSASAKFDALGKIIYIADKIEPGRKNCGYLREKVEKLTLDTLFLEVLKEVIGFVESKGKKVQASTYKTYRFFNQRDAVPDGRNPRDIQTNTINRGARN from the coding sequence ATGAATGATATTCGTATTGAAAGACTCATCACCGCTCTGGATAATGATGCACGCCGCAACCTTTCCGACTACCGTTATGAACATTCACGCAGAGTTGCCTCTTATGCGGAAGACCTTGCCCGCCGTTACGGTTACGGGCATAGGCTGCAGCGGCTTTGCTACCTCGCCGGTATTTCTCACGATATGTGCAAAGAGCGATCTGTCAAGTTTTTGCTTGGTACGGTGCGGACAGACGGACATCCCGTTACTCCCGATGAAGAATCAAATTCGGAGCTGCTGCACGGACGGGCTGCAGCGGTTTTATTGCAAGAGAATTACGGTATTCATAAAAAATCGGTTTTAAATGCGGTACGGTATCATACCTCGGCTTCAGCAAAATTCGATGCATTGGGAAAGATTATCTATATTGCAGATAAAATTGAACCGGGCAGGAAAAATTGCGGTTACTTACGGGAGAAGGTTGAGAAGCTGACGCTCGATACACTCTTTCTTGAAGTGTTGAAAGAGGTTATCGGTTTTGTAGAATCTAAAGGAAAAAAAGTACAGGCTTCTACCTATAAAACGTACCGGTTTTTTAACCAGAGAGATGCCGTGCCGGATGGGCGGAATCCAAGGGATATCCAAACAAATACAATCAATAGGGGAGCAAGAAATTGA
- the nadD gene encoding nicotinate (nicotinamide) nucleotide adenylyltransferase has product MKLAVLGGSYNPIHIGHLMLADAVSLRYGYDTIAFVPAFLSPFKDGHSGCTAADRLAMVKLAIADNPAFYCEPCEIERQGVSYTIDTLKFLKEKYPQCEGKIGLIIGDDLLEGFSGWREAEHIPDYADIIVGNRIIDRYSTEQAASAGRVPHLRVDNALLPVSSSGIRAAIKEKKSWRYLVPSAVYSYIKEHKLYE; this is encoded by the coding sequence ATGAAGCTCGCTGTATTGGGCGGATCTTATAATCCCATTCACATCGGTCATTTAATGCTTGCCGATGCGGTTTCTCTCCGGTACGGGTACGACACCATCGCCTTTGTCCCCGCTTTCTTATCTCCCTTTAAGGACGGACACTCAGGCTGTACCGCCGCAGATAGACTTGCAATGGTAAAGCTTGCAATCGCCGATAATCCGGCCTTTTACTGCGAACCGTGCGAGATAGAGCGGCAAGGTGTTTCGTATACCATCGATACGCTGAAATTCTTAAAAGAAAAGTATCCGCAGTGCGAAGGAAAAATAGGGCTGATTATCGGCGATGATTTACTGGAAGGTTTTAGCGGCTGGCGTGAAGCGGAACACATACCCGATTATGCCGATATAATAGTAGGAAACCGCATTATCGACCGGTATTCGACGGAACAAGCCGCTTCCGCGGGCAGGGTTCCTCATTTAAGGGTCGATAACGCCTTGCTGCCGGTATCTTCCAGCGGAATACGGGCTGCCATAAAAGAAAAAAAGAGCTGGCGATATCTTGTACCTTCCGCCGTATACTCGTATATTAAAGAACACAAACTCTATGAATGA
- the rpmA gene encoding 50S ribosomal protein L27 yields the protein MARKRGGSGAKNGRDSNPKYLGVKVYGGQTVKAGSILVRQRGTPIHPGDNVGRGKDDTLFATVDGTVVYHHRNGRHLASVTQA from the coding sequence ATGGCACGGAAACGAGGCGGAAGCGGTGCAAAAAACGGACGAGATTCAAACCCTAAATATTTGGGCGTTAAGGTATACGGCGGACAGACGGTAAAAGCCGGTTCCATTTTAGTCCGTCAGCGCGGAACTCCCATCCATCCGGGCGACAATGTCGGCCGCGGCAAAGATGATACCTTATTTGCAACTGTAGACGGTACGGTTGTGTATCATCACCGCAACGGCAGACATTTAGCATCTGTAACGCAAGCGTAG
- a CDS encoding ribosomal-processing cysteine protease Prp translates to MIQVLLELDEEEHLLSVEASGHANSGVKGHDIVCAAVTILLRTTVQALGSVQADVSAERRGSLSFRVLNYDETQSEKLRYAAEFLWLGIASLQEEYPQAVQCKKIQR, encoded by the coding sequence ATGATACAAGTCCTTTTGGAGCTTGACGAAGAGGAACATCTTCTTTCCGTTGAAGCTTCCGGCCATGCGAATAGCGGCGTGAAAGGACATGATATTGTGTGTGCAGCCGTAACGATCCTTTTAAGGACGACTGTACAGGCGCTCGGTTCCGTGCAAGCTGATGTCAGTGCGGAACGGCGCGGTTCGCTTTCTTTTCGGGTTCTTAACTATGATGAAACGCAAAGCGAAAAATTACGGTATGCAGCGGAATTTTTATGGCTTGGGATAGCTTCTTTACAGGAAGAATATCCGCAAGCGGTTCAATGCAAAAAGATACAGCGGTAA
- the rplU gene encoding 50S ribosomal protein L21 — protein MYALFEYKGKQYKAEQGSKILVDKINEPQGTAIDIDTVLLVNNDGKVSVGAPYVAGAKISATVEEGMRDKKVIVYKYKSKKDYHRTIGHRQHYTYLTVNSITGV, from the coding sequence ATGTACGCACTTTTTGAATATAAAGGCAAACAGTATAAGGCTGAACAAGGTTCCAAGATTCTGGTAGATAAAATCAACGAACCGCAGGGAACGGCTATCGATATCGATACCGTTTTATTGGTTAATAACGACGGTAAGGTTTCGGTTGGAGCTCCCTACGTTGCGGGTGCAAAGATTTCTGCAACGGTTGAAGAGGGTATGCGCGATAAGAAAGTGATTGTCTACAAGTACAAGAGCAAGAAAGACTATCACCGTACAATCGGGCACCGCCAGCACTATACCTATTTAACGGTTAATTCGATTACCGGAGTATAA
- a CDS encoding ATP-binding protein, with amino-acid sequence MPNPKLFRTIDKAVSEYNMIEAGDRILIAASGGKDSTALTEYFAARLQRRHPVFEAAALHIATDIGSEFAPELAERFKSWGIDLTVKTISVLERLKTGKKMNCWWCSSQRRLELSKYAQEYGFNKIALGHHLDDILETALMNALTKGELAAMPPVLKFDKFPLTFIRPLCLADIPMIVRHAEMQGYISSTCTCCYQDNSGRKTARSRLDKLTDGNYELKRKLFDALRNVNAAYLP; translated from the coding sequence ATGCCGAATCCTAAACTGTTTAGAACAATCGATAAGGCTGTTTCCGAATACAACATGATCGAAGCCGGCGATCGGATTTTGATTGCCGCTTCCGGTGGAAAGGATTCAACCGCCCTTACGGAATATTTTGCAGCACGGCTCCAACGCCGGCACCCGGTTTTTGAAGCCGCTGCACTCCATATCGCTACGGATATCGGCTCAGAGTTCGCGCCTGAATTGGCGGAACGCTTTAAGAGCTGGGGCATTGATTTAACCGTTAAAACTATTTCGGTGCTGGAACGGCTTAAAACCGGCAAGAAGATGAACTGCTGGTGGTGTTCCAGCCAGCGCCGCTTGGAACTGAGCAAATATGCGCAGGAGTACGGCTTTAATAAAATTGCGCTCGGACACCACTTGGACGATATTCTGGAAACGGCGCTGATGAATGCACTCACCAAGGGCGAACTCGCCGCGATGCCTCCGGTATTGAAGTTCGATAAATTTCCGTTGACCTTTATCCGTCCGCTCTGCCTCGCCGACATCCCGATGATTGTGCGTCATGCAGAAATGCAGGGGTATATTTCTTCTACCTGTACATGCTGCTATCAGGATAATTCAGGCAGAAAAACCGCTCGTTCCCGATTGGATAAGCTTACGGACGGTAACTATGAGTTAAAGCGTAAGCTCTTCGATGCGTTGAGGAATGTTAATGCGGCGTATCTACCCTAG
- a CDS encoding helix-turn-helix transcriptional regulator: MMSKHTLTLLQQIAHGIAVHFGNNCEVLVHDLTADYTNSSIVIIENGNVTMRKIGDGPSHVVLEALHSDHKTLEDKLSYLTKTKDGRILKSSSMFIRDENSSIEAVLSINFDITPMQMAETVLQQLVSPVSVKNEPENIPQNVNDLLDELIEQSVRIVGKPVALMNKDDKIAAIKFLNQSGAFLITKSGDKVSNYFGISKYTLYSYIDAGANGHQ; this comes from the coding sequence ATGATGTCTAAACACACCCTTACACTGCTGCAGCAAATTGCACACGGTATTGCAGTTCACTTCGGTAATAATTGCGAAGTCCTTGTGCATGATCTTACAGCCGACTATACCAACAGTTCGATTGTCATTATAGAAAACGGCAATGTTACCATGCGAAAAATAGGCGACGGGCCGTCTCACGTGGTGCTTGAAGCGCTGCATAGCGATCATAAAACACTGGAAGATAAACTCAGCTATCTGACAAAAACAAAAGACGGACGTATTCTTAAATCGAGCAGTATGTTTATCAGAGACGAAAATAGTTCTATTGAAGCGGTGCTTTCGATTAACTTTGATATTACACCGATGCAGATGGCCGAAACCGTATTGCAGCAGCTTGTTTCACCTGTTAGCGTTAAAAATGAACCGGAAAATATCCCGCAAAATGTGAATGATCTTTTAGATGAACTGATCGAGCAATCCGTCCGCATTGTGGGAAAGCCGGTTGCGCTGATGAATAAAGACGATAAGATTGCCGCTATTAAATTTTTAAATCAGTCGGGTGCTTTTTTAATTACAAAATCGGGAGATAAGGTTTCGAATTATTTCGGCATCTCCAAATACACGCTCTACAGTTATATAGATGCCGGTGCGAACGGACATCAATGA